The following coding sequences are from one Roseburia hominis A2-183 window:
- a CDS encoding transposon-transfer assisting family protein produces MNKRFTVEESNLISIFMEEGIDSDVGGRKNVINGINKTLKHLEDDEMVELSLCVLAKLKELTDHEFMKMEFVAAE; encoded by the coding sequence ATGAATAAGAGATTTACCGTAGAAGAGAGTAATTTAATCAGTATTTTTATGGAAGAAGGTATAGATTCAGATGTGGGAGGCAGAAAAAATGTCATAAATGGTATCAATAAGACACTGAAACATCTGGAGGATGATGAGATGGTTGAATTGTCATTATGTGTCCTTGCAAAATTAAAGGAATTGACGGATCATGAATTTATGAAGATGGAGTTTGTAGCGGCAGAGTAA
- a CDS encoding YodL domain-containing protein produces the protein MEDKNTVYMSEKQKVKEITDKLEAGLKELFESEKYKSYLSTMSKFHNYSFNNTLLIAMQKPEATLVAGYQAWQKNFERHVNKGEKAIRILAPAPYKIKEERDKLDPVTGEMMFDENGMPQKEETEVTIPAFRAVSVFDVSQTDGKPIPELEVNELLSTVEGYEDFVQALMNISPVPIAFEDIPGDSKGYFSTAEKRIAVQENMSESQTLKTMVHEVAHSRLHDKEVNQSMDIPVKDRNTKEVEAESVAFTVCQHFGIDTSDYSFGYIAGWSSGRNMKELKSSLDTIRKTASELITGIEGAMQELQLNREMEQEHGKESILLVHNEDFSEYNLVSVRGMDSAELISALSTMNEEDKSNISSYLESKGAWTTELADEQTEEAEEYHIDVRYNMDTDELIDVKERMEHPIDTNLSVMGQAEQLINQLEAEKNIFTSEERNLIVNYAYKLDDMNKTRELAEKLAYREQYAQQDVALTIIDAKAEIDALPDPMIGLSEMREYGYQWNEMLPLTQEKALELFEHDLPVYLLHTDGAESLAESRERIEEHEGIFGVEKETWNKALKQQTKITLILMDEQEREYTYPYPVVAVDIEEMGGDRTAVFKTSEPISDTDVAEIHNAFYGTDLEFEIEKELGITWVESINYEDGSVITPEMARKEQLLYASTDKYGIYQLKPNPELDSLRFEGTESLKRMGITKDNFDAIKPENYTLLYVGELSELQKETQGATLEAIFEKFNLDHPEDFRGHSLSVSDIVVLHQNGQNTAHFVDSFGYTEIPDFLREQTPEKEEMQDTSGHNVQKTEPEIDGDEIIDLGDETEQVLAEMKKTLESEQETELAFSIADRFISIQEVDGGYDYSIMGADYKEIDGGIYDNPDVTIREALHDILEDLKSQPDYNGAKGNIQREDELIPMDYDGLMEKAEEANRIIPESTPSSVVADFKAKTGELFHDISEMNPEEIEETVKCHVQAKIEEYDINATIVDVAVTGSRCRGLEHEGSDLDVVVELSTAEREDDLFNAFNEDGLHIGEVKVDINPITAQRTGTLESYLPQMEEYLEGVRQVREQEKESAEVTLTVSECGEFHNLGECYENIPTVDEAIAIWKQIPSERMNGIPAIGINILGRGAEPFEDYEIDVLSGKRIDLGVLDYVPDIKNNPQAMEVITELVAKLPDMEIDGVMSEEMEARVWELRMPDLPQEEQLAVELDRLSYDYDTVLYHDSTRNMTENVSELAESIKQGDTGHLTTWLADIISEGAVPEEIKRATELLEKLTEYKPLAKIEEAEEQNYNMIDNVLNNGVGEKAQREENKRMEEKPTVRLSLKSRLAEKKSQVEGQSKEHDVQENEKKSQREM, from the coding sequence ATGGAAGATAAAAATACCGTTTACATGAGTGAAAAGCAAAAAGTCAAAGAGATTACGGATAAGCTGGAAGCTGGTTTGAAAGAGCTTTTTGAGAGTGAAAAATATAAAAGCTATCTCAGTACCATGTCAAAATTTCATAATTACAGTTTTAATAATACGCTGCTGATTGCCATGCAGAAGCCGGAAGCTACGCTGGTGGCAGGTTATCAGGCGTGGCAGAAGAACTTTGAGCGGCACGTCAATAAAGGAGAAAAGGCAATCCGTATTCTTGCACCAGCTCCTTATAAAATCAAAGAGGAACGTGATAAGTTAGACCCTGTAACGGGAGAAATGATGTTTGATGAAAACGGTATGCCGCAGAAAGAGGAAACAGAGGTTACCATTCCTGCCTTTCGTGCGGTATCTGTTTTTGATGTATCGCAGACGGATGGCAAGCCTATTCCGGAACTGGAAGTGAATGAGCTGTTATCTACGGTGGAGGGATATGAGGATTTTGTCCAGGCGCTTATGAATATTTCTCCTGTTCCGATTGCATTTGAAGATATTCCCGGCGATTCCAAAGGGTATTTCAGTACAGCAGAAAAACGGATTGCTGTTCAGGAAAATATGAGCGAAAGCCAGACTTTGAAAACAATGGTGCATGAGGTGGCTCATTCCAGGCTGCATGATAAAGAAGTTAATCAGAGCATGGATATTCCGGTAAAGGACAGGAATACAAAGGAAGTGGAAGCGGAGAGTGTGGCTTTTACAGTGTGCCAGCATTTCGGTATAGATACATCCGATTATTCCTTTGGATATATCGCAGGCTGGAGCAGCGGCAGGAATATGAAAGAGCTGAAATCTTCCCTTGATACAATCCGAAAGACAGCTTCAGAACTGATTACAGGCATTGAGGGGGCAATGCAGGAGCTTCAGCTTAACCGGGAGATGGAGCAGGAACATGGAAAGGAAAGCATTCTGCTGGTACATAACGAGGATTTTTCAGAATACAATCTTGTCAGTGTCCGTGGAATGGACAGTGCAGAACTTATATCCGCTCTTTCTACCATGAATGAAGAGGATAAATCGAATATATCATCTTATCTTGAAAGCAAAGGAGCATGGACTACCGAACTTGCTGACGAGCAGACGGAAGAAGCGGAGGAATATCATATTGATGTCCGCTATAACATGGATACAGACGAGCTTATTGATGTAAAGGAAAGAATGGAACACCCCATTGATACCAATTTATCTGTCATGGGGCAGGCAGAACAACTTATCAATCAGTTGGAAGCAGAAAAAAATATTTTCACGTCTGAGGAGCGAAATCTGATTGTAAATTATGCCTATAAACTTGATGATATGAATAAAACAAGGGAACTTGCAGAGAAACTGGCATATAGGGAGCAGTATGCCCAACAGGATGTGGCATTGACCATAATTGATGCAAAGGCGGAGATTGATGCCCTGCCTGATCCGATGATTGGTTTGTCGGAAATGAGGGAATATGGCTATCAATGGAATGAAATGCTGCCATTAACACAAGAGAAAGCATTGGAATTATTTGAACATGATTTGCCTGTATATTTGCTTCATACTGACGGTGCGGAATCATTGGCAGAAAGCAGGGAGCGTATAGAAGAGCATGAAGGTATCTTTGGGGTTGAAAAGGAAACATGGAATAAAGCATTGAAACAGCAGACTAAGATTACACTTATCTTAATGGACGAACAGGAGCGAGAATATACATACCCGTATCCAGTTGTGGCTGTCGATATAGAAGAAATGGGTGGGGATAGAACTGCGGTATTCAAGACCTCAGAGCCTATTTCAGATACTGATGTGGCAGAAATTCATAATGCTTTTTATGGAACTGATTTGGAATTTGAAATAGAAAAAGAATTAGGTATCACATGGGTGGAATCTATTAACTATGAGGACGGATCTGTTATTACACCTGAAATGGCAAGAAAAGAGCAGCTCCTATATGCTAGTACTGATAAATATGGAATTTATCAATTAAAGCCTAATCCGGAATTAGATTCCTTACGTTTTGAGGGGACGGAATCCTTAAAGCGTATGGGCATTACAAAAGATAATTTTGATGCAATTAAACCAGAGAATTATACACTTTTATATGTGGGCGAATTATCTGAACTGCAAAAAGAGACGCAGGGGGCAACTTTAGAGGCAATCTTTGAAAAATTCAACCTTGACCACCCAGAAGATTTCAGAGGACATTCGCTATCTGTCAGCGATATAGTGGTGCTTCATCAGAACGGACAGAATACGGCTCATTTTGTGGATTCTTTTGGATATACGGAAATACCGGATTTTTTACGGGAGCAGACACCGGAAAAGGAAGAAATGCAGGACACTTCTGGACACAATGTCCAAAAGACAGAACCGGAAATAGATGGAGATGAAATCATTGATCTTGGCGATGAAACAGAACAGGTGCTTGCGGAAATGAAAAAAACTTTGGAAAGTGAACAGGAAACAGAACTGGCATTTTCTATTGCAGACCGTTTTATCAGCATTCAGGAAGTGGATGGCGGTTATGATTATTCCATTATGGGAGCTGATTATAAGGAGATTGACGGAGGAATTTATGATAATCCTGATGTGACGATAAGGGAAGCCTTGCATGATATTTTAGAGGATTTGAAGTCACAGCCGGATTACAATGGTGCAAAAGGAAATATCCAAAGAGAAGATGAACTGATACCGATGGATTATGATGGACTGATGGAAAAAGCAGAGGAAGCAAATCGTATTATTCCGGAGAGTACACCAAGCAGTGTGGTGGCAGATTTTAAGGCAAAGACCGGGGAATTATTCCACGATATTAGTGAAATGAATCCGGAAGAAATCGAGGAAACTGTGAAATGCCATGTGCAGGCGAAGATTGAAGAGTATGATATTAATGCAACAATCGTGGATGTTGCTGTAACAGGAAGCAGATGCAGGGGATTAGAGCATGAAGGTTCTGACCTTGATGTGGTGGTGGAACTTTCCACAGCGGAACGGGAGGACGATTTATTTAATGCCTTTAATGAGGATGGACTTCATATCGGAGAAGTAAAAGTTGACATCAATCCAATTACAGCCCAACGAACAGGTACGCTGGAATCCTATCTGCCACAGATGGAAGAATATTTGGAGGGCGTCAGACAGGTAAGAGAGCAGGAAAAGGAGAGCGCAGAAGTAACTTTAACTGTTTCGGAATGTGGAGAATTTCATAATCTTGGTGAGTGTTATGAGAATATTCCTACGGTGGATGAAGCTATAGCAATCTGGAAGCAGATACCTTCAGAGCGGATGAATGGTATTCCGGCAATCGGAATCAATATCCTAGGGAGAGGGGCGGAACCCTTCGAGGATTACGAGATTGATGTTTTATCTGGAAAGAGGATTGACCTTGGGGTTTTGGACTATGTTCCTGATATTAAAAACAATCCGCAGGCAATGGAAGTCATTACGGAACTGGTGGCTAAATTGCCCGATATGGAGATAGATGGCGTGATGAGTGAAGAAATGGAAGCAAGAGTGTGGGAACTGCGTATGCCGGACTTGCCACAAGAGGAACAGCTTGCAGTAGAACTTGACCGACTTTCCTACGATTATGATACTGTACTGTATCACGATAGTACAAGAAATATGACCGAGAATGTATCAGAGCTTGCAGAATCCATAAAACAGGGCGATACCGGACATTTAACAACGTGGCTTGCAGACATTATTTCGGAGGGAGCTGTACCAGAGGAAATAAAACGAGCAACGGAGCTTCTGGAAAAACTGACAGAGTATAAGCCGCTTGCCAAGATTGAGGAGGCAGAAGAACAGAATTATAATATGATTGATAATGTGCTGAATAATGGTGTTGGGGAGAAAGCCCAAAGGGAAGAAAATAAGAGAATGGAGGAGAAGCCTACGGTAAGGCTTTCCTTAAAATCCCGTCTTGCGGAGAAAAAATCACAGGTAGAAGGGCAATCGAAAGAACATGATGTTCAAGAAAATGAAAAGAAAAGTCAGAGGGAGATGTAA